A single Methanocaldococcus bathoardescens DNA region contains:
- the cobN gene encoding cobaltochelatase subunit CobN has protein sequence MKITFYMWASYCSILKNALDELKQEGKDIEYKIYSNRNPIDDSFLEDVKNSDLVFIYRTASNDIDLEKIKKFNENVVVVAQDPSFWNSEKSAKCYLFTTYGGLDNFKNMVLYLMGEDKDVVKHPFQGIYYNGKIYDELEEFLKNVEFNKKYTVGVLFSRHYLVNDDMDVIEKLLNRLEKEFNIIPVFSYGAKCEELNALGGGESVLKYFFKDDKPIIDALINLLSFPLGTVKDGGDLNKISGVEILKKLDVPVFHPIMSYYKSYNDWKEDKQGLSADIGWTIALPEFEGVIEPIIIGTTENEDGLEKKFGIEERIDKVVRRIKRWIELKYKPKKDRKVIFVLHNNACASVEATVGSAAHLDSFQSVVNIMRKMKEEGYYVENIPKDGEELAQLILQKKAISEFRWTTVNEIIAKGGCLYLMDEDEYYEYFNKLPENVKNKVLETWGDLNGKDIPAGMIYKVNGKNKIVITGLKFGNVYVCVQPKRGCAGARCDGRVCKILHDPYCPPTHQYIASYKYFNDIGDVIIHVGTHGTLEFLPGKNVGLSNECYPDICIGDIPHLYIYNSDNPPEGTIAKRRSYATIIDHMQTVMVDAFYEELETLNSYIEEYLKEMDASRRHQLEHLIIEEVKKTNLLKIKEKIEKIENEGNIHEKFKEIFDEIRDILEMIKNSKCNDGMHIFGELPNGEKRIEFIKSILEFEYKDKDLKKKISDVLNGKNIEDKKLEEKIKDINERIEKSDEIGSLLRGIDAKYIEPGPSGLITRGNYDILPTGRNFYSLDPYRVPTKSAYRVGVLLAEKLIKRYLEEEGRYPENIALYWMASDIMWADGEGMGMILYLLGVKPVYRGGKVIGLEIIPLEELGRPRIDVTIRVSGITRDIFPNCIELVDEAIMKVANLDEPLDMNFVKKHVVENLERGLSFRESTFRIFCSAPGTYGNGVKYAVYASAWENDEDLKDAFIHWNSYAYGKGVYGKKAVESFENILKTVDLTFNKVVTDEYDLFGCCCYFGTHGGLTNAARVLKGGEVKAYYGDTRNPNNVEVRTLKEEIERVTLTKLLNPKWIEGMKKHGYKGAGDIAKRIGRVYGWSATTKEVDNWIFDEIFNTFVKNENNRRFFKEHNIYALEEIARRLLEAYQRELWKTTEENIDELKMIYLEIEGDIEESYSNISEIGEFQGGSVDIDMVWKEKLISNGK, from the coding sequence ATGAAAATCACATTTTATATGTGGGCATCATACTGCTCAATATTAAAAAATGCATTGGATGAACTAAAACAGGAAGGAAAGGATATTGAATATAAAATATATTCTAACAGAAATCCAATCGACGATAGCTTTTTAGAGGATGTTAAAAACTCTGATTTAGTTTTTATTTATAGAACAGCATCAAATGACATTGATTTAGAAAAAATAAAAAAATTTAATGAAAATGTTGTAGTTGTTGCCCAAGACCCAAGTTTTTGGAATTCTGAAAAATCTGCTAAATGTTATCTCTTTACAACATATGGAGGTTTAGATAACTTCAAAAATATGGTTCTATATTTGATGGGTGAAGATAAAGATGTTGTAAAGCATCCCTTCCAAGGTATTTACTATAATGGAAAGATTTATGATGAATTAGAAGAATTTTTGAAAAATGTAGAGTTTAATAAAAAATACACAGTTGGAGTTTTATTTTCAAGGCATTATTTAGTTAATGATGATATGGATGTGATTGAGAAGCTATTAAATAGATTAGAAAAAGAATTCAACATAATTCCTGTATTTTCCTATGGAGCTAAATGTGAGGAGTTAAATGCCTTAGGTGGGGGAGAAAGTGTTTTAAAATACTTCTTTAAGGATGATAAGCCAATAATAGATGCTCTAATCAACCTATTATCCTTTCCATTAGGAACTGTAAAAGATGGGGGAGATTTAAATAAAATTTCTGGGGTAGAGATACTTAAAAAATTAGATGTCCCTGTATTCCATCCAATAATGAGTTATTATAAAAGCTACAATGATTGGAAAGAAGATAAGCAGGGTTTATCAGCAGATATTGGTTGGACTATTGCTCTGCCAGAGTTTGAAGGAGTTATAGAGCCAATTATCATTGGAACTACAGAAAATGAAGATGGATTGGAGAAGAAGTTTGGAATTGAAGAAAGAATAGATAAAGTTGTTAGAAGAATAAAGAGATGGATTGAGCTAAAATACAAACCAAAAAAAGATAGAAAAGTTATATTTGTTTTACATAACAATGCATGTGCTTCTGTTGAGGCAACTGTAGGTAGTGCCGCTCATTTAGACAGTTTTCAGAGTGTTGTAAATATTATGAGAAAGATGAAGGAAGAGGGCTATTATGTAGAAAATATCCCAAAAGATGGGGAAGAATTGGCTCAATTAATTCTGCAAAAGAAGGCAATTTCAGAGTTTAGATGGACTACTGTAAATGAGATTATTGCTAAGGGCGGATGTTTATATTTAATGGATGAGGATGAATATTACGAATATTTCAACAAACTGCCAGAAAATGTAAAAAATAAGGTTTTAGAGACATGGGGAGATTTAAATGGAAAAGACATTCCAGCTGGGATGATTTATAAGGTAAATGGAAAAAACAAGATAGTCATAACTGGTTTAAAGTTTGGAAACGTCTATGTTTGTGTTCAACCAAAAAGAGGATGTGCAGGAGCAAGATGTGATGGAAGAGTTTGTAAGATATTACACGACCCTTACTGCCCACCGACTCATCAGTATATCGCCAGCTATAAGTATTTCAACGATATTGGTGATGTGATAATCCACGTTGGAACGCATGGAACGTTGGAGTTTCTGCCAGGAAAGAATGTTGGTTTATCTAATGAATGCTATCCAGATATTTGCATTGGAGATATTCCTCACCTCTACATCTACAACTCAGATAATCCACCAGAGGGGACTATAGCAAAGAGAAGGAGTTATGCAACCATAATAGACCACATGCAAACAGTTATGGTAGATGCATTTTATGAAGAGTTAGAAACTTTAAATAGCTATATAGAGGAATATTTAAAGGAGATGGATGCTTCAAGAAGGCATCAGTTAGAGCATTTGATAATTGAGGAAGTTAAAAAAACCAATTTATTAAAAATAAAAGAAAAAATTGAGAAAATTGAGAATGAAGGAAATATTCATGAGAAATTTAAAGAGATATTTGATGAAATAAGAGATATCTTAGAGATGATAAAGAACTCAAAATGTAACGATGGAATGCATATCTTTGGAGAACTTCCAAATGGAGAGAAGAGGATTGAGTTTATAAAGAGCATTTTGGAATTTGAATATAAAGATAAAGATTTAAAGAAAAAAATTTCTGATGTATTAAATGGAAAAAATATAGAAGATAAAAAATTGGAAGAGAAAATCAAGGATATTAATGAGAGGATTGAAAAATCAGATGAAATTGGCTCTTTATTGAGAGGGATTGATGCCAAATATATCGAACCCGGCCCTTCTGGTCTAATAACAAGAGGAAACTACGATATTTTACCAACTGGAAGGAACTTTTATTCATTAGACCCATATAGAGTTCCTACAAAATCTGCTTACAGGGTTGGAGTTTTATTGGCTGAAAAATTAATTAAGAGATATTTAGAGGAAGAGGGGAGATATCCAGAAAATATTGCTCTATATTGGATGGCATCTGACATAATGTGGGCTGATGGAGAAGGAATGGGGATGATATTGTATTTATTGGGAGTTAAGCCAGTTTATAGAGGAGGAAAAGTTATTGGTTTGGAAATAATTCCATTAGAGGAATTAGGAAGGCCAAGGATTGATGTTACTATAAGAGTTAGTGGAATAACAAGGGATATATTCCCAAACTGTATAGAGCTTGTTGATGAAGCAATAATGAAAGTTGCTAACTTAGATGAGCCATTAGACATGAACTTTGTAAAAAAACATGTTGTTGAGAATTTAGAGAGAGGCTTATCATTTAGAGAATCAACATTTAGAATCTTCTGCTCTGCTCCCGGCACTTACGGAAATGGAGTTAAATATGCGGTTTATGCAAGTGCATGGGAAAATGATGAGGATTTAAAAGATGCGTTTATCCATTGGAATTCCTATGCTTATGGAAAGGGAGTTTATGGAAAAAAGGCAGTTGAATCATTTGAGAATATATTAAAGACAGTTGATTTGACATTCAATAAAGTTGTTACTGACGAATATGATTTATTTGGCTGTTGTTGTTACTTTGGGACTCATGGAGGCTTAACAAATGCTGCAAGAGTTTTAAAGGGTGGGGAGGTTAAAGCATACTATGGAGATACAAGAAATCCAAACAATGTTGAAGTAAGAACTTTAAAAGAGGAGATTGAGAGAGTTACTTTAACAAAACTTCTAAATCCAAAGTGGATTGAAGGGATGAAGAAACATGGATACAAAGGGGCTGGAGATATAGCTAAGAGGATTGGGAGGGTTTATGGTTGGAGTGCTACAACAAAAGAGGTTGATAACTGGATATTTGATGAAATCTTTAATACATTTGTAAAAAATGAAAATAACAGAAGGTTCTTTAAAGAACACAACATATACGCGTTAGAAGAGATTGCAAGAAGGTTGTTAGAAGCTTACCAAAGGGAATTATGGAAAACAACTGAAGAAAACATTGATGAACTTAAAATGATTTATTTAGAAATTGAAGGAGATATTGAAGAAAGCTACAGTAATATATCAGAAATTGGTGAATTCCAAGGGGGAAGTGTTGATATAGACATGGTTTGGAAGGAAAAACTTATTAGTAATGGTAAATAA
- the fen gene encoding flap endonuclease-1 encodes MGVQFGDFIPKKIISFEDLKGKKIAIDGMNALYQFLTSIRLKDGSPLRNRKGEITSAYNGVFYKTIHLLENDITPIWVFDGEPPKLKEKTRKVRREMKEKAEIKMKEAIKKEDFEEAAKYAKRVSYLTPKIVENCKYLLSLMGIPYVEAPSEGEAQASYMAKKGDVWAVVSQDYDSLLYGSPRVVRNLTTTKEMPELIELNEVLEDLKISLDDLIDIAIFMGTDYNPGGVKGIGFKRAYELVRSGVAKDVLKKEVENYEEIRRIFKQPKVTDDYSLSLKLPNKEGIIKFLVDENDFNYERVKKHVDKLYNLIANKTKQKTLDAWFK; translated from the coding sequence ATGGGAGTGCAGTTTGGTGACTTTATACCAAAAAAAATTATTTCTTTTGAAGATTTAAAAGGGAAAAAGATTGCTATTGATGGAATGAACGCATTATATCAATTTTTAACTTCTATAAGATTGAAGGATGGTTCACCATTAAGAAATAGGAAGGGAGAGATAACTTCTGCATATAACGGAGTTTTTTATAAAACTATCCATTTGTTAGAAAATGATATAACACCAATCTGGGTTTTTGATGGTGAGCCACCTAAGTTAAAGGAGAAAACAAGAAAAGTTAGGAGGGAGATGAAAGAAAAGGCAGAAATTAAGATGAAAGAGGCAATTAAAAAAGAAGATTTTGAAGAAGCGGCTAAATATGCAAAGAGAGTTAGCTACTTAACACCAAAAATTGTTGAAAATTGCAAATATCTATTAAGTTTAATGGGAATTCCTTATGTTGAAGCCCCTTCTGAGGGAGAGGCTCAAGCAAGCTATATGGCAAAGAAAGGTGATGTTTGGGCAGTTGTAAGTCAAGATTATGATTCTTTATTATATGGCTCACCAAGAGTTGTTAGAAATTTAACAACAACAAAAGAGATGCCAGAACTTATTGAATTAAATGAGGTTTTAGAAGATTTGAAAATCTCTTTAGATGATTTGATTGATATAGCCATATTCATGGGAACTGACTACAATCCAGGAGGGGTTAAAGGTATTGGATTTAAGAGAGCCTATGAATTAGTTAGAAGTGGAGTTGCTAAAGATGTTTTGAAAAAAGAAGTTGAAAACTATGAAGAAATAAGAAGAATATTTAAACAGCCAAAGGTTACTGACGACTACTCATTAAGTTTAAAATTACCAAATAAAGAAGGAATCATTAAATTTTTAGTTGATGAAAATGATTTTAACTATGAGAGAGTTAAAAAGCATGTTGATAAACTCTATAATTTAATTGCAAATAAAACAAAGCAGAAAACATTAGATGCATGGTTTAAATAA
- a CDS encoding metallophosphoesterase, translating into MGKIYLISDTHFNHANIIKYCNRPFSNVEEMNKTLIKNWNNIVRDKDIVYFLGDFVLSKNKIEKAKELMKSLNGKIIFIKGNHDKFGEKFKVIEYKGYKFMLIHNPDSSYTFNFDGWIIHGHHHANHLDEYPFINPKRKRINVSVEVIDYKPVSLDLIIKLIEKGEVVRTINDL; encoded by the coding sequence ATGGGAAAAATTTATCTCATCTCTGATACGCATTTTAACCATGCAAACATTATAAAATACTGTAACAGACCATTTTCAAATGTTGAAGAGATGAACAAAACCTTAATAAAAAATTGGAATAACATTGTTAGGGATAAGGATATCGTTTATTTCTTGGGAGATTTTGTTTTGAGCAAAAACAAGATTGAAAAGGCTAAAGAGCTTATGAAATCGTTAAATGGTAAAATAATTTTTATAAAAGGAAACCATGACAAGTTTGGTGAGAAGTTTAAAGTTATTGAATATAAAGGCTATAAATTTATGCTAATCCACAATCCAGATAGCTCTTATACTTTTAACTTTGATGGTTGGATTATACATGGACATCATCATGCAAACCACTTAGATGAATATCCATTCATAAATCCTAAAAGAAAAAGGATAAATGTTTCTGTTGAAGTTATTGATTACAAGCCAGTTAGTTTGGATTTGATTATAAAATTGATAGAAAAAGGAGAAGTTGTTAGGACAATAAATGATTTGTAA
- a CDS encoding dihydroorotate dehydrogenase electron transfer subunit — protein sequence MEKPIICRIKKIIEESPTVKTFIIDKDFDFKPGQFAMLWIPGVDEKPFGFSSKNSFTVAKVGEFTKKMHELKEGDIIGVRGPYGTYFEPLGDKILAVAGGIGAAPIITAVEEFSNQGIEITTILGARTKEELLFLERFEKVSRLEICTDDGSFGFKGFTTEKMKEVLKEERFDLIITCGPEIMMKKVVDMANEYNIPVQVSMERYMKCGIGICGQCCVDDEGLCICKDGPVFWGDKLRFIKEFGKYKRDASGKIIKF from the coding sequence ATGGAAAAACCAATTATTTGCAGAATAAAGAAGATAATAGAAGAAAGTCCTACAGTAAAAACATTTATAATAGATAAAGATTTTGATTTTAAGCCAGGACAGTTTGCAATGCTTTGGATTCCAGGAGTTGATGAGAAACCATTTGGATTTTCTTCTAAAAATAGCTTTACCGTTGCGAAAGTTGGGGAATTTACCAAAAAAATGCATGAACTAAAAGAAGGAGATATAATAGGAGTTAGAGGACCTTATGGAACATATTTTGAGCCATTGGGGGATAAAATCTTAGCTGTTGCTGGAGGTATTGGAGCTGCACCAATTATAACAGCAGTTGAGGAATTTTCAAATCAAGGGATTGAAATAACAACCATATTAGGGGCGAGAACTAAAGAAGAACTGTTATTTTTGGAGAGATTTGAAAAAGTTAGTAGATTAGAGATTTGCACAGATGATGGAAGTTTTGGATTTAAAGGTTTTACTACTGAAAAAATGAAAGAAGTTCTTAAAGAAGAGAGATTTGATTTAATTATAACTTGTGGGCCAGAGATAATGATGAAAAAGGTTGTTGATATGGCTAATGAATATAATATTCCAGTTCAGGTTTCAATGGAGAGGTATATGAAGTGTGGTATAGGGATTTGTGGGCAGTGTTGTGTAGATGATGAAGGACTTTGTATTTGTAAGGATGGGCCAGTATTTTGGGGAGATAAGTTGAGATTTATTAAAGAATTTGGGAAGTATAAGAGGGATGCAAGTGGAAAAATTATTAAATTTTAA
- a CDS encoding bifunctional 5,6,7,8-tetrahydromethanopterin hydro-lyase/3-hexulose-6-phosphate synthase produces MIKFGEAVLGNEIKAIVNVALGKDKYIESIFTNALTRGNCVFANLRPNLIVKPLTLVVPRHNIESNIQDELFQGVIQYAVAKAVADLDLDEDLKVVVSVNVPELPITNLTKRKLFQYFYASTKLAINRALNEYPSKEKVKKEKYRALHPLVGFRDVRLEYPPYLQIALDVPTMENLEFLLQTIPKSDHIILEAGTPLIKKFGLEVIEIMREYFDGFIVADLKTLDTGRVEVRLAFESTANAVAISGVAPKSTIIKAIHECQKCGLISYLDMMNVSEPQKLYDSLKLKPDVVILHRGIDEETFGIKKEWKFKGNCLLAIAGGVGVENVEELLKEYQILIVGRAITKSRDPGRVIRMFINKMGYDIDTYRLYFDEDEDIDI; encoded by the coding sequence ATGATAAAATTTGGAGAAGCAGTTTTGGGAAATGAGATTAAGGCAATAGTTAATGTTGCATTGGGAAAAGATAAATACATAGAGAGTATTTTCACAAATGCTTTAACAAGAGGCAATTGTGTTTTTGCCAATTTAAGACCTAATTTAATAGTTAAGCCATTAACTTTAGTTGTCCCAAGACATAATATTGAGAGCAACATACAAGATGAGCTATTTCAGGGAGTTATCCAATATGCGGTTGCTAAGGCAGTTGCTGATTTGGATTTGGATGAGGATTTAAAAGTTGTTGTTAGTGTCAATGTCCCAGAACTTCCAATAACAAATTTAACAAAAAGAAAGCTCTTCCAATACTTTTATGCTTCAACAAAGTTAGCTATAAACAGAGCTTTAAATGAATATCCTTCAAAAGAAAAGGTAAAGAAGGAAAAATACAGAGCTTTGCATCCATTAGTTGGATTTAGGGATGTTAGGTTGGAATATCCACCATATCTACAAATTGCTTTGGACGTTCCAACTATGGAGAATTTAGAGTTTTTATTACAAACAATCCCAAAGAGTGACCACATTATATTAGAGGCAGGAACTCCACTAATTAAAAAATTTGGTTTAGAGGTTATTGAAATAATGAGAGAGTATTTTGATGGCTTTATTGTTGCTGATTTAAAAACATTAGATACTGGAAGAGTTGAGGTTAGATTAGCATTTGAAAGCACAGCTAACGCGGTAGCAATAAGTGGAGTAGCACCAAAATCAACAATAATTAAAGCCATACATGAATGCCAAAAATGTGGTTTAATTAGCTATTTAGATATGATGAACGTCTCTGAACCTCAAAAATTGTATGATTCTTTAAAATTAAAGCCAGATGTTGTTATTTTGCATAGGGGGATTGATGAAGAGACATTTGGAATTAAAAAGGAATGGAAATTTAAAGGAAACTGCTTATTAGCAATTGCTGGAGGAGTTGGAGTAGAAAATGTTGAGGAGCTATTGAAGGAATATCAAATATTAATTGTTGGTAGAGCAATTACAAAATCAAGAGACCCTGGAAGAGTAATTAGAATGTTTATAAATAAGATGGGCTATGATATAGACACATATAGATTGTATTTTGATGAAGATGAAGATATTGACATTTAA
- a CDS encoding NAD(P)-binding protein: MYDFAIIGSGVAGATLAKELSEKYRVAVIEKGKNPSYASEGKNIEINYAYGLGGSAVYSLGNAMKMDIKGYKIDNDIYKEIWEELKIKAPEDDFLNDIDKKFIELGFKKMEKFIDFNKCNKCGECARKLCKAKWTPLNYLKQSKADIITEFNIKTIKYDGNYEILDENGRKIKAKNIIISAGGINSPRILKKLIDDENIGKNLFVDTFVTVGGILEDSYLNKDISMLVYKRYKNFILATHYSKLLLSEIKKDYKDVKEKDIVGIMIKIKDENNGEVLDNEVKKEITKEDFKTLVRGVGKATKYLYKLGVDDIFTTIPRGSHPGGSLSLVVDEFEVKEGLYVCDASIFKEALGVPPIVSIIALAKKFAREIL; the protein is encoded by the coding sequence ATGTATGATTTTGCAATTATCGGTTCAGGAGTAGCTGGAGCTACCTTAGCTAAAGAATTAAGTGAGAAATATAGAGTGGCAGTAATAGAAAAAGGAAAGAATCCAAGTTATGCTTCAGAAGGTAAAAATATAGAGATAAATTATGCTTATGGCTTAGGGGGAAGTGCAGTTTATTCCTTAGGAAACGCTATGAAGATGGATATTAAGGGCTATAAAATAGATAATGATATATATAAAGAAATTTGGGAAGAGCTAAAAATTAAAGCCCCAGAAGATGATTTCTTAAATGATATTGACAAAAAATTTATTGAATTAGGGTTTAAAAAGATGGAAAAGTTTATTGACTTCAACAAATGTAATAAGTGTGGGGAATGTGCAAGAAAGCTATGTAAGGCAAAATGGACACCTTTAAATTATTTGAAACAGTCAAAAGCAGACATAATTACTGAATTTAATATAAAAACTATAAAATATGATGGCAATTATGAAATTTTAGATGAAAATGGCAGAAAAATTAAAGCTAAAAATATAATAATCTCTGCTGGTGGAATAAATAGTCCAAGAATTTTGAAAAAATTAATTGATGATGAAAATATTGGAAAAAATCTCTTTGTAGATACTTTTGTAACTGTTGGAGGAATTTTAGAAGATAGCTATTTAAATAAAGATATATCCATGCTTGTTTATAAGAGATACAAAAATTTCATATTGGCTACTCATTATTCAAAACTCTTACTTAGCGAAATAAAAAAAGATTATAAAGATGTGAAAGAAAAAGATATTGTAGGGATTATGATAAAGATTAAAGATGAAAATAATGGGGAAGTTTTAGATAACGAGGTCAAAAAAGAAATAACTAAGGAAGATTTTAAAACTCTTGTAAGAGGTGTAGGTAAAGCAACAAAATATTTATACAAGTTGGGTGTTGATGATATATTCACAACTATACCAAGAGGCTCACATCCCGGAGGCAGTTTAAGTTTAGTTGTTGATGAATTTGAAGTTAAAGAGGGATTGTATGTTTGCGACGCTTCTATATTTAAGGAAGCTTTAGGAGTTCCACCAATCGTCTCAATTATCGCATTAGCTAAGAAATTCGCAAGAGAGATTTTATAA
- a CDS encoding methanogenesis marker 14 protein yields MGIFDVISGLFKKKPKIAYAKSQSVDLIELKKHPYYIVASVELGNTTTKAIITATNMDTGKTYIVSKHVKMTRDVRKPKKGEEVFGETLWGVKLTREAVSDMVKEVLLESLKKAGLTVDDLHFVVRSTGVTAGFASPEEVGEMIIALAQGCMKAGVPPAKMTPAMTKEQIPKPFDKYSFLDKIIFDGAVTGVLPPTGKEVVANEMEGELVTAGIKVGSKWTNVDFRNPCMSIDFGTTLAGRITNEALPYAKVIGNLCGLAGGIADAIARGSGKIDEKTGAALDLSNIKGKPNEELAREYAEEIHKYIIIREVPKGVDRFGTVPVDPKSAEKAGTTLIGCDVGKNGSDLIKLEELGRELVEKSDIPTLMCCLDYVMSEVVRRLVELAYEKGLICEKSAIGITGRAGITGKKPELIIEKLKTLEIWDKVEENVVFVEDGLALGASVMARCMNCLGTPSVPIGGVRGGGCILGLRRKWQKERGMIRD; encoded by the coding sequence ATGGGAATCTTTGATGTCATCTCTGGATTATTTAAAAAGAAGCCAAAAATTGCCTACGCAAAGTCACAAAGTGTTGATTTAATTGAACTAAAAAAGCATCCTTATTATATAGTAGCGTCAGTTGAGTTAGGGAATACAACAACAAAAGCAATTATAACAGCCACAAATATGGATACGGGCAAAACATACATTGTTAGTAAGCATGTAAAAATGACAAGAGATGTTAGAAAGCCAAAAAAGGGAGAAGAAGTTTTTGGAGAAACTTTATGGGGTGTTAAATTAACAAGAGAAGCAGTTTCAGATATGGTCAAAGAAGTTTTATTAGAAAGTTTAAAGAAAGCCGGGCTAACTGTTGATGACTTACACTTTGTTGTCAGAAGTACTGGGGTTACTGCTGGTTTTGCATCTCCAGAAGAAGTTGGAGAGATGATTATTGCTTTAGCCCAAGGATGTATGAAAGCTGGTGTCCCCCCAGCAAAGATGACACCAGCAATGACTAAGGAGCAGATACCAAAACCATTTGACAAATACTCTTTTTTAGATAAAATTATCTTTGATGGAGCAGTTACTGGAGTTCTCCCTCCTACAGGAAAAGAAGTTGTTGCTAATGAAATGGAAGGAGAGCTTGTAACAGCAGGAATAAAGGTTGGAAGTAAATGGACTAATGTAGATTTCAGAAACCCATGTATGAGTATTGACTTTGGAACTACATTAGCTGGAAGAATTACAAATGAAGCTTTGCCTTATGCAAAGGTTATTGGAAATTTATGTGGGTTAGCTGGAGGTATAGCAGATGCAATTGCAAGAGGTTCTGGAAAAATAGATGAAAAAACAGGAGCAGCTTTAGATTTATCAAATATTAAAGGAAAACCAAATGAAGAATTAGCGAGAGAATATGCCGAAGAAATACACAAATATATAATCATTAGAGAAGTTCCAAAGGGTGTTGATAGATTTGGGACTGTTCCAGTAGACCCAAAATCAGCTGAAAAAGCAGGAACTACACTTATTGGATGTGATGTTGGTAAAAATGGTAGTGATTTAATAAAGTTAGAAGAGTTAGGAAGAGAGTTGGTAGAAAAAAGCGATATTCCAACATTGATGTGTTGCTTAGATTATGTTATGAGTGAAGTTGTTAGAAGATTGGTGGAGTTAGCTTATGAGAAAGGACTAATTTGTGAAAAATCGGCTATTGGAATCACTGGAAGGGCAGGAATTACTGGAAAAAAGCCAGAGTTAATTATAGAAAAACTTAAAACCTTAGAAATTTGGGATAAAGTTGAGGAAAATGTTGTGTTTGTTGAAGATGGGTTAGCTTTAGGAGCTTCAGTTATGGCAAGATGTATGAACTGTTTAGGAACACCTTCAGTACCTATTGGGGGCGTTAGAGGAGGAGGGTGTATATTAGGTCTAAGAAGAAAATGGCAAAAAGAAAGGGGAATGATAAGAGATTAA
- a CDS encoding 50S ribosomal protein L11 methyltransferase, with product MKLKLKVPQWHYSLLTDYERLAIFKNAIERIVDKDDVVFDLGTGSGILAMIAAKKAKKVYAIELDPFTYDYAKENIKVNGFNNIEIIEGDATTYNFKEKADVIIAELLDTALITEPQVKVINSIIERGFLKEDAKIIPAKTISTIQLVEAKMNHIYYDEDIKSEEVSEEVIYEEVNFYKINPIEVSYNIELELEKSCENLGIKLRTYTILDDKHVAGQTPMLNPPLVIPLNRSVDEGKVRINLSYRRGGDLESIKVDLG from the coding sequence ATGAAGTTAAAATTAAAGGTTCCACAATGGCATTATTCTCTATTAACCGACTATGAAAGATTAGCAATCTTTAAAAACGCTATAGAGAGAATTGTAGATAAAGATGATGTTGTCTTTGATTTAGGCACTGGCAGTGGAATTTTAGCAATGATTGCTGCAAAAAAAGCAAAAAAAGTTTATGCTATTGAGTTAGACCCATTCACTTATGATTATGCAAAGGAAAACATAAAAGTTAATGGATTCAATAACATTGAGATTATTGAAGGAGATGCAACAACCTACAACTTTAAAGAGAAAGCTGATGTAATTATAGCCGAGCTTTTAGACACTGCTTTAATTACTGAACCGCAAGTTAAGGTTATAAATTCAATAATAGAAAGAGGTTTTTTAAAAGAAGATGCTAAAATTATTCCAGCTAAGACAATATCAACTATACAACTTGTAGAGGCAAAAATGAACCATATCTATTATGATGAAGATATTAAATCAGAGGAAGTTTCTGAAGAGGTTATTTATGAGGAAGTTAATTTCTATAAGATAAATCCTATTGAAGTAAGCTATAATATAGAGTTAGAGCTTGAAAAAAGCTGTGAAAACTTAGGAATAAAGCTAAGGACATACACAATATTAGATGACAAACATGTAGCAGGACAAACACCAATGTTAAACCCTCCATTGGTAATTCCATTAAATAGAAGTGTAGATGAAGGAAAGGTTAGGATAAATTTATCATACAGAAGAGGAGGAGATTTGGAAAGTATAAAAGTAGATTTGGGATAA